In Canis lupus baileyi chromosome 19, mCanLup2.hap1, whole genome shotgun sequence, the sequence TCAAATCCTCCCTCATGCTGAGCTGTTCTCCAGGGCAGGGCAGTAGGCACACACACCATCTGACCTCCTGGCGGCAGCTGGGGCAGCGCAGGCAGGCTTCACTGAGGGCCTCTGTGCCTTCATGACAGTCCAGGAACCCTTGATTGGACCAGGTTCTGGAGAAGGGAATGGCATTTGGATATGAGCATTAGAAACATGACTCAGTCCTTGTTGGAGAAGAGTGATGTCTGTCATTCACCTGGCTTCCCTGTTGGAACTTTCTTCTATCCTTGCCCATGTGGCAAGCCTTTTTGTATTCCTCTTAGAGGTGCCATGTGGATGTATGGATCTTGCCCAGTTCCTTCCTACTTTGCTTTTCTGATAATACTTCTTTCCACGTTAGTCTCcatatattttgaagtatttttcagCAGATAGGCtgctttttcatatatttctccTCTTATTGCCAAAGTCCCAAATCATTAGGGTCCTCAGAATTTTTCTTTGGTCACATGTTCATTCTTCCTGATGAACTTCATTTACATTTGGGATCAGTATGTGAATGGAAAGCCACATAGGGTCTGTTTTCTTACCTTTAAACATCAGACCATTCCCAAGAAATTCAATTATGGTACCAATTCTTGCAGATTGTTGCACTCAAGTTAAACCTTGTGGATCAAGAACTCAGCTGAATATTTTGGAGAGTGAACTATCCAGTGAAGAGAAAATAGTAAGATTTACAAGAAATGATTCCTGGGCTCTTTTTGGAGAAAACCAAGTGTTTCATAATATTGGAGATCAGTTCCAATCCCAGGAGAGGTGTCTGAGGTGAGTGCCTCTCCCATAGGAGAAAGGGGGATCTTGGCAAATTGTTAGactaacttgaaattaaaaaatataaacctaGCGCTCAACATTTTTGTAGTCGGAATTACACAATACAAGATCTATATAAATGTGATGTACATATTGATCATTAGAAATATAATCCATTTCATAACATTTACCAGCAAAATCCACATGTCAGCAATGCTGACAGTCACAGTTATTATTGGGCCCTTATTTTGAGCATTTAGCTTCTTTTACATTGTAGCAGTGTAGATGGTGCCACAAACATGCCCATTCCTTGGAATTGCTCATTAGGTAGTCAAATAATCATTAATAAACATCAGTAGATCTTTAATTAAGGGATtggttataattatttttgcctAACAGTGTGCCTTCCTTTTTTGAACAGAAGTCATTTGCTGGAGCGTGTCTGTGAGAGCAATGAAGGTAATCAAGGTGGAGACACTGTAAACCAGATTACAGGTCTTACTGTGCATGAGGATTGTCCTGCTGGAGAGAAATCCTGTGAATGTGCTAAGTGTAGAGAAGTCTTCAGAGATGGTTCTTTCCTTGAGAACCCACAAATATTTCACCCTGGACACAAGCCTAATCCCTGTGAGGAATGTGGGCCAACCTGTAGCGGCGTCTTGAGCCTTAGCACTCAGGTGGATGCAGATCTTGTGAGGAAACCTTATGAACATCAGGACATTGGGAGAGCACCTAAGAGATACTCAAATAGTCTGGGTAGTCAAAAATCTTTAGAGTGCGGGAAATGTGGAAAAACTTTCACTTGCCCGTCATCCTTTCAGGGTCATGTGCAAGGTCACTGTGAACAGAGAGTCCATGTGTGTGACGTGTGTGGGAAAACCTTTATGTATCAGTCCTATCTTACACGTCACATGAGAACCCACACTGGGGAGAGACCCTATGAATGTGTAGAGTGTGGGAAAGCCTACAGTTGCCTCTCATATTTTCGAGAACATGTGAAAACGCACAGTGGAGAGAAACTCTATGAATGTAAGCAGTGTGGGAAGACGTTCAAATATCCTGCGTCCCTGCAAGGACACATGATGACGCATACTGGAGAGAGACCTTATCTGTGTCAacaatgtgggaaagccttcagttGTCCCAAATACTTCAGAAGACATGTGAGAACACACAGTGGAgtgaaaccctatgaatgtacgTTATGTGGGAAAGCCTACAGTTGTTCCTTATCCCTTCGGGAACATGTGGGAACGCACAGTGAAGAGAGACCCTATGAATGTAAGCAGTGTGGGAAGGCTTTCAGACATCCTCGATATTTTCAAAGACATGTGAGAATGCACACTGGAGTGAAACCCTATGAGTGTAAGGAGTGTGGGAAAGCCTATAGTAGTTCCACATCACTTCAGGAACACGTGAGGACACACACGGGGGAGAGGCCCTTTGAGTGTCAgcagtgtgggaaagccttcactCGTCACTCCTCCCTTCAAGGACACGTGAGAGCACACAGTTTGGAGAAACGTTATGAATGTACacagtgtgggaaagccttccGTTGGTCCTCATCCTTACAAAAACATGTGAGAACGCACAGTGaggagaaaccctatgaatgtcaGCAGTGTGGCAAGGCCTTCTGGTATCCAGCCAATCTGAGAGCACATGTGAAGACGCACACTGAGGACAGACCCTATGAATGTCCGCACTGTGGAAAAGCCTTCAGTTGTCACTCCTCCCTTCAAGTACATGTAAGAAAACACAATGGGGTGAAACCATATGAATGTAAggagtgtgggaaagccttctgGTATCCTGTAAACCTGCGAGCCCACGTGAGGACTCACACTGGGGAGAGACCCTATGAATGTCAGCAGTGTGGAAAAGCCTACAGGTGTCCTGCAAACCTGCGGGTACATGTGAGGACTCACACTGGGGAGCGACCCTATGAATGTCAgcaatgtgggaaggccttcaggTATCCTGCAAACCTGCGAGCACATGTGAGGACTCACACTGGGGAGAGACCCTATGAATGTCAGCAGTGTGGAAAGGCCTTCCGGTATCCCACAAACCTGCGAGCACACGTGAGGACTCACACTGGGGAGAAACTCTGAATATGAGGACAGTGGGAAAGCCTTCATTCTTCCTTAAAATCTGTAAATCCAATCAGACACACTGGCAggaaaccttatgaatgtaaaCAATGTTGTAAAACCTTCAGATATAGCACctcaattattttgtatataaaaactCAGGGCTGGACAGCAATCTGTATTTGTTATAAATATGGTTGTGCCTTATAAGTGCCTCGTCCATAACAAGGATCTCTACTGTATTTATTTCCACTGCATGTTTCTGATGAGAACACTGAGATAAAATATTCCCTTCCTGCCTTttgtatgaaatatattttgttatctcacacatgaaaaaaaaaatctatgattctGTAAAACTTGTCTCTTTTCTATTACAATGTCTTTTGGACCCAGGAGTGATAAGTGATTTGTATACATATCTTGTCTTCTGTTGTGGATACTGGAATTTCCGACTCCATATCTACCTTTCATTTCAATCTTTATTATTGAAAGATGTATCTTCACATTTGCTCATCGCTGCTGTATACCACACCTGTGTTCCTTACAGAAATTAGTAAATGTGCAGGATGTTGTAAGAGGACAGTCTACTCTAATTATGTTCATATTTTGATTTCTGCTGATCACCCTTCACCTTGGTTGTTCATCAGTCAGGATGAGTTAAGAAGAGAAACCATGTGGCGTGAAGATGAAAGCTAGCATCTGGTTGGTTCTCCTGGATTTCATTGTGAGCATGGTGAGGCAGGAGACCCTATGTTGCAGAGTCGTCCTCTGTGTGGTTCTGAGATGAAGGCCCTGAGGAGAGAAACCTCGTGAAAGAGACATGATTTTCCATTCTTCTATGCCAGCAGGAGACAGAACTGCATGGGGACCCAAATGGGCCTGGGTCATGGCATGTTTTCCTGACTTCTGGTCTGTCATCTGGAACAGCCATCAACCTAACATATGTTCGATGTTTCTGTTAGGTAGCGTATTCCAGAGACTTCTCCATGAGCTCTCCTGGGATGGACTGTCTTGGTTATCAGGCCCACACAGATCCTTATGTTGCCTTGTGGCTCTTCATGTCCACGAGGCCACCTCTTCAGCCTGTTAGGTGTAGGGATCCCTCTCATCCTGGCACCCCTTCATCTCCCATGCTTTTCCTAATACATGGTTTCTGTGGTAAACATCTTGTCCCTCTCAGGATAGATCTGTGTCCTGCCACCCTGCTGACAGATTTAATGCTGCACCCACAGATACAGGAAACCTCCTTCCCTCTTTGCACTGTAGAGAGGCTGCACTGACcccatatttcttccttttggatGTTTCCATGATTGGAATAAGCACTTGTGAGTGTATTTGGCAGCTTGTGGGAACTTTCCCGTATGGCTGACTAGCTGACTTCTATGTAAGAGATAAGCTCTGTATGCTTCGTTTTTTTCTGTTGTTACATGTGGTTTCTCagtgtttaattttttcattcctaatatgTGATTCAAAACAGTgggatttttttggtgtgtgtgtgtgagatgtaATCCTCCATATTACTTCTTAGAAAGCCTATTACCTGGGTTTTCAAATCTGTTACATCCTTCTAAGGGCCATCTCTTATGATTCGTTACCTGAGAAGGTATGTTAAAATGTTATGCAAGTGGAgtaattaatttttgtaattgtattattttttccatatatattctGAATAGTACTAAATGCtgttaatcttaaaaatatggcTGATGGTTCCTTTACCAGGAAAAACCAGGGTTTATCTGTTAATAGCAGTGAATTACAATTTAGTACAGAAATGCTACAATAAAAATAGCAGCATGTCTCGAGGAGAGAGGAGAGTACTGGTCTTTAATAGAAGAAAGGGGGAGTTGGGAGGGGCTGTTATAACAAATAGCCCACTGTAGTGAAGTGGGAGTTCAAGTGTAGTGTCCTTTCATTGCCTGAGCTGTGACAGTGTCATTGGCTAGGCTGTTACTGTTGGAGAAAAACTCACTTCCTCCTGGTGGATGGTAAAGCACTAGCTAAAGAAGCATTGAATTATAAGgtgtctcttctttcttcttcttttttttttaaagattttatttatttattcatgagagacacagagagaggcagagacacaggcagagggagaagcaggctccatgcagggagcccgatgtaggacttgatcctgggactccaggatcatgccctgggctgaaggcaggtgctaaaccgccaagccacccaggtgtccctgtctctttcttttgAGTGTGGAGTTGACAATCGGTGCTAGGTCATGAGACCTTCCCCTGCCAGCCTACCCCCTCTATTTTGGTGTTATTccctttattttcacatttcccaCTTTTTCTCAAGACCATTCTTCAAAAGCATCACTGATCAAGAGTCAGTCTTTCCTATTTCAGTGGTTTTGTCCCTCAGCACCAGGGAGGCATTTCCTGGTTGTTGTGTCTCATGTTGGAGGGAAAGTGCAT encodes:
- the LOC140611110 gene encoding uncharacterized protein isoform X2, coding for MSASVQALSKGSSAGKLSQDFTVGESDAGGRRSERWEPDLLRAQASRPRVSERLVTQQAGGGALGIVQSGAAGAGPRRGSPRWLTARPRSGGGARKTSQSDAEARSAVQSGRRGPERRPIRAGKGALQPRVHRSAAAPAPVRTCLARPRVSRPPRSRRPGSQGQPRAGREMDSVVFEDVAVYFTPEEWALLDRGQRRLYRDVMLETCRNLAAVDCCTQVKPCGSRTQLNILESELSSEEKIVRFTRNDSWALFGENQVFHNIGDQFQSQERCLRSHLLERVCESNEGNQGGDTVNQITGLTVHEDCPAGEKSCECAKCREVFRDGSFLENPQIFHPGHKPNPCEECGPTCSGVLSLSTQVDADLVRKPYEHQDIGRAPKRYSNSLGSQKSLECGKCGKTFTCPSSFQGHVQGHCEQRVHVCDVCGKTFMYQSYLTRHMRTHTGERPYECVECGKAYSCLSYFREHVKTHSGEKLYECKQCGKTFKYPASLQGHMMTHTGERPYLCQQCGKAFSCPKYFRRHVRTHSGVKPYECTLCGKAYSCSLSLREHVGTHSEERPYECKQCGKAFRHPRYFQRHVRMHTGVKPYECKECGKAYSSSTSLQEHVRTHTGERPFECQQCGKAFTRHSSLQGHVRAHSLEKRYECTQCGKAFRWSSSLQKHVRTHSEEKPYECQQCGKAFWYPANLRAHVKTHTEDRPYECPHCGKAFSCHSSLQVHVRKHNGVKPYECKECGKAFWYPVNLRAHVRTHTGERPYECQQCGKAYRCPANLRVHVRTHTGERPYECQQCGKAFRYPANLRAHVRTHTGERPYECQQCGKAFRYPTNLRAHVRTHTGEKL
- the LOC140611110 gene encoding uncharacterized protein isoform X1; the protein is MSASVQALSKGSSAGKLSQDFTVGESDAGGRRSERWEPDLLRAQASRPRVSERLVTQQAGGGALGIVQSGAAGAGPRRGSPRWLTARPRSGGGARKTSQSDAEARSAVQSGRRGPERRPIRAGKGALQPRVHRSAAAPAPVRTCLARPRVSRPPRSRRPGSQGQPRAGREMDCCSGPRLPAPPVQQKQGFSSGGAVTERRFGRSGLPVLRASFAQDSVVFEDVAVYFTPEEWALLDRGQRRLYRDVMLETCRNLAAVDCCTQVKPCGSRTQLNILESELSSEEKIVRFTRNDSWALFGENQVFHNIGDQFQSQERCLRSHLLERVCESNEGNQGGDTVNQITGLTVHEDCPAGEKSCECAKCREVFRDGSFLENPQIFHPGHKPNPCEECGPTCSGVLSLSTQVDADLVRKPYEHQDIGRAPKRYSNSLGSQKSLECGKCGKTFTCPSSFQGHVQGHCEQRVHVCDVCGKTFMYQSYLTRHMRTHTGERPYECVECGKAYSCLSYFREHVKTHSGEKLYECKQCGKTFKYPASLQGHMMTHTGERPYLCQQCGKAFSCPKYFRRHVRTHSGVKPYECTLCGKAYSCSLSLREHVGTHSEERPYECKQCGKAFRHPRYFQRHVRMHTGVKPYECKECGKAYSSSTSLQEHVRTHTGERPFECQQCGKAFTRHSSLQGHVRAHSLEKRYECTQCGKAFRWSSSLQKHVRTHSEEKPYECQQCGKAFWYPANLRAHVKTHTEDRPYECPHCGKAFSCHSSLQVHVRKHNGVKPYECKECGKAFWYPVNLRAHVRTHTGERPYECQQCGKAYRCPANLRVHVRTHTGERPYECQQCGKAFRYPANLRAHVRTHTGERPYECQQCGKAFRYPTNLRAHVRTHTGEKL
- the LOC140611110 gene encoding uncharacterized protein isoform X3, translating into MLETCRNLAAVDCCTQVKPCGSRTQLNILESELSSEEKIVRFTRNDSWALFGENQVFHNIGDQFQSQERCLRSHLLERVCESNEGNQGGDTVNQITGLTVHEDCPAGEKSCECAKCREVFRDGSFLENPQIFHPGHKPNPCEECGPTCSGVLSLSTQVDADLVRKPYEHQDIGRAPKRYSNSLGSQKSLECGKCGKTFTCPSSFQGHVQGHCEQRVHVCDVCGKTFMYQSYLTRHMRTHTGERPYECVECGKAYSCLSYFREHVKTHSGEKLYECKQCGKTFKYPASLQGHMMTHTGERPYLCQQCGKAFSCPKYFRRHVRTHSGVKPYECTLCGKAYSCSLSLREHVGTHSEERPYECKQCGKAFRHPRYFQRHVRMHTGVKPYECKECGKAYSSSTSLQEHVRTHTGERPFECQQCGKAFTRHSSLQGHVRAHSLEKRYECTQCGKAFRWSSSLQKHVRTHSEEKPYECQQCGKAFWYPANLRAHVKTHTEDRPYECPHCGKAFSCHSSLQVHVRKHNGVKPYECKECGKAFWYPVNLRAHVRTHTGERPYECQQCGKAYRCPANLRVHVRTHTGERPYECQQCGKAFRYPANLRAHVRTHTGERPYECQQCGKAFRYPTNLRAHVRTHTGEKL